The following are encoded in a window of Haloarcula halophila genomic DNA:
- a CDS encoding SWIM zinc finger family protein yields MSRAHHPVEEPEPERETVAGPDALTFPADWHMSTSWRRVQQNETAVNPVNDAEYMVQVGDGSIHRTTAVVQDGTLCCDCDCRGWTHRRFCAHVAAIWWRWCRSETFITDRDAGRTLRRPPAWLSIEDQEVGQ; encoded by the coding sequence ATGAGCCGAGCCCATCACCCCGTCGAGGAGCCCGAGCCCGAACGCGAGACGGTCGCCGGCCCCGACGCCCTCACCTTCCCCGCCGACTGGCATATGTCGACTAGCTGGCGACGGGTTCAGCAGAACGAGACGGCCGTTAACCCAGTCAACGACGCCGAATATATGGTGCAGGTAGGCGACGGGAGTATCCACCGTACCACCGCTGTCGTCCAAGACGGGACGCTCTGCTGTGACTGTGACTGCCGGGGATGGACTCACCGCCGCTTTTGCGCCCACGTCGCCGCGATCTGGTGGCGCTGGTGTCGGTCGGAGACATTCATCACCGACAGAGACGCCGGCCGGACCCTTCGACGCCCGCCCGCATGGCTGTCCATCGAAGACCAGGAGGTAGGACAGTGA